AAAAAGACTTTTTTAAATATTTTAATTATTCAAATTTTTGATTAAATTGAAAACAAAAAAATAAAACATCAACATTATTGGGCGGAATAAATTTTTTAACAATTTTAAATTTAACACTTTCACTTCCAACATTAGCAAATCAACAAAAAATGATATTAATTATAAATAAACTTGAAAAATTAATAAAAATATTAACAAATATACAAAATAAAATACAGAAAATAATTTTGATTAATAATCAAATTATATTTAAAAAAATTAAAGAAAGGAGTTCATAAATGGCAATTTATAAACTTGGTGAAATAATTCAAGTAATTTCAGGTAATAGCAAACTTACAAAAAAATATGTAGATGTAAATAATGGTGAATTTGGTGTTGTATCTAGTAGTTCATTTAATAATGGAATTTTCGGTTATATAAATACATTTATGTATGAAAAAGGAATTACAATTTCTAAAGATGGTAGTATTGGAAATGTTTTTTGACAAGATAAACCATTTTCTATTAATACAGGCGCATTTTTAGTTAAACCAAAAGATTTAAGCATTATAAGCGAAAAATATTTATTTTTTCTTTTAAAAACAAAAGAAAAAAGACTAAAACAAATAGGTGATGGCAGTGTAATCAAACATATTTATGCAAAAGATATTAATAACTTAGAAGCTATTATTCCTGATTTGAAAACCCAAAATTCAATAATAGATATTATTGAATTTTGGATTTCTAAAGGTGGAATATTAATGTTAAATTTCTTTACTAAACTTAAATTTAAATTTTTTTGTGTAGTTCCTGAAGAAAATTTTAAAAAATTATTTTTATTTTTTATTAAATAAAAATATAAATATTTTTGAATTACAATATGTGGGTTTGGAATGATTTTGCAAAAAGACTGATTAATATATAAATCATTATTTTCAAAGTTAATTGCAACAATTCCAGGTGTAGCGTACATAGAATAAACCATTTCATTTTTATTCAATTTTATTAATTTGTGTTTTAAAGGATCAAAATTATATTTTCCAATTTCACCTTGAATTTGATTACTTTTTAAATTTTTAACTAAAAGTCAATTGACTCCACCATATTCACTTTTAAAAGCTTCAATATTTTTTACTCCATTAGGTCCTCTACCAGAAATTACATTAGAAATTTCCCCAAGTTTATAAATTGCCATTTATAAATAAAACCCAACACATTTTAAAAAATAAATGCGTTGGGTTTTTGTATGTTTTTTTGTATGTAAATAGCAATTTATGAATTGAATAAAATTGTTAAATTTTTAAAAGGTAAAAATATAAAACAAAATGAAACACTAGAAAATGGTGAATTTAATGTTTATTCATCAAAAACAAAAAATAATGGTATTTTTGGTAAACTTAATACTTTTATTTTTGATAATGAATATATATTAATTACAAGTCATGGTCCATATGCTGGAACAGTTATTTATGTAAATGAGAAATTTTCTACTACAAGTAACTCTTTTGTTTTAAAACTTGATAATAATATTGTAGATACAAAATTTTTATTTTATTTATTAAAAATGAGCAATTAAATTTAAACACAATCGCTAAAGGTCCTGCTCAAAGTTTCTTAAGCAATAATGATTTATTATATTATATAGTGTAAAAATTCCTCCTTTAAAAACACAAAATTCAATAAAAGATATTAATTAAAGAAACAAAAAAATACTTTTCAAAATCACGAAAAAGAAATTTTTAATAAAAAATAAAAATTTTGTAAAAAAACTCATAATTCATGTTATAATATTATTGCATCTAAAAATAAATGCAATTTTAAATAATTATTTAGCTATTTAATTAAAAATTATATATAAGAATTTATATATTAAATTCAAAAAAAAAAAAAAGAGGTAAAAAAATGTCCAAACAAAATATCGAAATCAATTATATTGATTCAATCAAAGAAAAATTATGAAAATCATGTGATGAAATGAAAGGGAAGGTTTCTTCTGAACAATATATGCACATTATTATTGCTATTATATTTTTAAAAGCAATGTCTGATAAATATGAAAAAGCAGGAGAACAAATTAGAAAAAAATATTTGAATGATGGTGAAAGAAAATGATTATTAGCAAAAAAAGATTTAAATTTACTTAAAAGGTATGATGTTCAATTTATTGTGCCAGAAAGTGCCAGCTGATCAAATATTCAAAAATATATAAGTAAAGAAGAAATTGGGATAAAAATCGATGAGGCTTTATTAGCGCTAGAAGAACAAAACAATTCATTAAAAGGTTTATTTGAAAAAAATTTTAGTCGTGAAGATTTAGACAAACAAAAATTAAGTAAAGTAATTAAACAGTTTTCTGACATTAATTTTTCTGAACTTAAAGAAGATTTTATAGGTGGACTATATGAATATTTTTTAGGAAACTTTTTTAGAAAACAAGGTCAAAATGGTGCAGAATTTTACACACCACAATCAATTGTAGAACTTATGGTTGCTATTTTAGCTCCAGACAGCGATAGTAAAATTTATGATCCAGCTTGTGGAACAGGTGGAATGTTTGTTCAAGCTAAAAAATATTTAGAAAAACATAAAAAAGATATAACCCAAATGAGAGTATATGGTCAAGAATTTTCATCTACAACATGAAAATTAGCAAAAATTAACTTAATTTTAAATGGTTTTGATCCTGATGATACATATCTTGGTTCCAAAGCAGAAAGCACTTTCAAAGAAGACTTAAGTGGTTTTGAACAATTTGATATTGTATTAGCAAATCCACCATTTAATCTTGAAATATGAGAAAATGAAAATGCTTCAGATGATCCAAGATACAAATGAGGACTACCGCCTGCAACGAATGCTAATTATGCTTGATTATCACATATTTTATATAAATTAAATAAAAATGGTAGAGCAGCTGTTATTCTTGCTAATGGTGCACTTTCTTCTTCGCAAAAAGAAGAGCTAAGCATTAGAAAAAAAATGCTTGAAGAAAATAAAATAGAAGCAATAATTTCTTTACCAGTTAAATTATTTTATACAACAACTATTCCTGCCACAATCTGAATTTTTAATAATAACAAATTAAATGACGATGTTATCTTTATTAATGCTGAAAATTTAGGAGAATTAGCTACTAAAAAACTTAGAGTGTTTAACACAGAAAATATTAATGAAATAGTTTCTGCTTATAATGATGCTAAGTTAAATAAAGATTTTAGTATCAAAGGTTTTGCAAAAAGAGTTTCATTAAATGAAATTAAAGAAAATGATTATTCACTTGTACCTGGAAGATACATTGATTTACTAGAAGAAGAAGTGGATAAAGAACAACTAAAAGCAGAAATTTTAGAAATTGAAAATGAATTAGAAATTTTATTTAATGAGTTCACTAATTTAATTCCTGATGTTAAAAAATCTATTAAAAAAGCAATTAAATTTGCTAATGAGCAAGAAAAAGAAAAATAAAACTTATTTCTTATTATTTAATTAAAATTAAACCTTTTGTTATATGAAGAGAGTAGTCTATAAAAAATCAATTATTTAAGCATTTTTTATCGCTTATTGCTATATTCGGGACTAGTGGTATGTCTTAATGACTTTTTAATTCTCTAAATTTTTAGGAGTGAAACAATCGGGGTTATCATTTATTAATTCGGCAACTTCTTGGCCACTCATTGGCTCAAATTGTCCCCATGAAAAGATGCCAAACACGGGGGGGTGCTCTCCTCAGCTCTTTGTAAGAAGTGGATCACTTCAAAAAAGTTATTAATTCCCTCAAAGGTAGAAACTTCCCCAAGTAATTGGTTAACTGTTTTATTTTCTAAATAGTCCAAGTCTTCAGAGTCTAGAACATCTATTCCCTTACTTCTTAACTCTTCTATGTTAATAGTAAAGTTTTCCAATATGTGAGAAATTTGGATTAAGTTTGTGCCTTTTAATGTTTTTAAATCTTTGATTAATTGTTCTAATTTTTAAATTGTTTAAAGCCTCCTTTCTATTTTTTTTTATTAATGATCCATAGTTTAAGTTTTTTAATCACTCTTTTAAGTTTACCTTAGGGTAGACATTCACAAATTAATAAAATCTATAGACTACTCTCTTCATATAACAAAAGCATCAATACACCATATCAGAACACCAAACTACAAAACCAATATTCAAGGAGACGAAAAAATGAAATTATATAAAGAGTTATCAATAAAAAAGAGACCTACTGAAGAAAAGAACATGTTTAAAATTATAAAAAATATGTTTAATGAAGTAAAAAAAGGAAGGGAATACACCCTTTACATAGCAGAAGATGATCGAACAATAATAGAAATAGATAGTAACAAAGAGTTAGATAAGTTATTAGAAAAGCATCCAGAAATATTTAAAGATATAAAATATAACAAAACTAAATCAAAGTTATTTATGAACAATTTAAATGAAACCTACTTTTTAAAAAGAGTAATTAATGTCTACGAAAATATAAAGATTGCTAGTTATTGATACAATAGGGTTAATAATAAGTTATACATTGTTACAAGAAGTGATATCAAATCTAAGTATGGTTACAAAACAAAAGATAAAAAGATTGATTACATCCCATTATTCGAACCTGTAAAAATTATTTACAAAATCTACCAAGCAAAAGTTCTATATGTTAGAGAAGCGTTTGTGTATGCAAGTATTTTAACAGCACTATTTCTTAACAAAAAATCACAAGAGATTCTCAAAACTAATAGTAAATTAAGAAACTTTAAACTTGAAGTGACAGAAAAAAGAATTATGAGTAGAACTGTGATTATGAATCGAGTAAAGTTAGAACAAAAAAATCATATAATTAGGTATGATGATGTTGAGAATTATCGTTACACTATGGGTGAATCATGAGATAAAATAACATATAAATTTAAAGAGAAATAATCATAAATGTTAGTCATTTTGAAAATAATTTCTTTGTATTCGATATTGAGTTGTTTGAAAATGAAAATAATACCTACTTTTGGTCTTTAGCATATCAAGTAGTTACAAGAGAAGGTGATAAGTTTATTGCTAAAAGAAAAGGTTATTTAGATAGTTATCATAATAATAGTACTGATTTAAATTTATTAATAAACTTCTATAGAAAAAGTTATATGATACAAGAGCAAAACAATTAGAACAGATACTATTATTATTCAATTAAAACTAAACCTTTTGTTATATGAAGAGAGTAGTTTATAAAAAAAATCAATTATTCAGGCCTTTCTTCTTAGAGTTATATTTAATTTATTTTGTAATTTGTAAGCATTTTTTTACTGTCCACTATAGTTTACTTTAATGTAGACATTCATGATTTAATATAAATTTTTATAGACTACTCTCTTCATATAACAAAAGTACCGAAACACCATCTTAGAACACCAAACTAAAAAACC
The genomic region above belongs to Mesomycoplasma neurolyticum and contains:
- a CDS encoding restriction endonuclease subunit S → MAIYKLGEIIQVISGNSKLTKKYVDVNNGEFGVVSSSSFNNGIFGYINTFMYEKGITISKDGSIGNVFWQDKPFSINTGAFLVKPKDLSIISEKYLFFLLKTKEKRLKQIGDGSVIKHIYAKDINNLEAIIPDLKTQNSIIDIIEFWISKGGILMLNFFTKLKFKFFCVVPEENFKKLFLFFIK
- a CDS encoding restriction endonuclease subunit S, producing MNKIVKFLKGKNIKQNETLENGEFNVYSSKTKNNGIFGKLNTFIFDNEYILITSHGPYAGTVIYVNEKFSTTSNSFVLKLDNNIVDTKFLFYLLKMSN
- a CDS encoding type I restriction-modification system subunit M, coding for MSKQNIEINYIDSIKEKLWKSCDEMKGKVSSEQYMHIIIAIIFLKAMSDKYEKAGEQIRKKYLNDGERKWLLAKKDLNLLKRYDVQFIVPESASWSNIQKYISKEEIGIKIDEALLALEEQNNSLKGLFEKNFSREDLDKQKLSKVIKQFSDINFSELKEDFIGGLYEYFLGNFFRKQGQNGAEFYTPQSIVELMVAILAPDSDSKIYDPACGTGGMFVQAKKYLEKHKKDITQMRVYGQEFSSTTWKLAKINLILNGFDPDDTYLGSKAESTFKEDLSGFEQFDIVLANPPFNLEIWENENASDDPRYKWGLPPATNANYAWLSHILYKLNKNGRAAVILANGALSSSQKEELSIRKKMLEENKIEAIISLPVKLFYTTTIPATIWIFNNNKLNDDVIFINAENLGELATKKLRVFNTENINEIVSAYNDAKLNKDFSIKGFAKRVSLNEIKENDYSLVPGRYIDLLEEEVDKEQLKAEILEIENELEILFNEFTNLIPDVKKSIKKAIKFANEQEKEK